One part of the Armatimonadota bacterium genome encodes these proteins:
- the rbfA gene encoding 30S ribosome-binding factor RbfA codes for MRSIDMNRMDRIESLLVAEISQAILRDLNDPRIGLVTITRAQVSKDLSHARIFVSSMDGAEGAVEALQGSAGFLQSLLGKRLRLKRLPKLSFEADDSLSKLDRINRLIRD; via the coding sequence TTGAGATCGATTGACATGAACCGAATGGACAGAATCGAGTCGTTGCTAGTCGCCGAGATCAGCCAAGCCATCTTGAGAGATCTGAACGATCCGCGCATTGGGCTGGTAACGATCACCCGCGCTCAGGTGAGCAAGGACCTCTCTCATGCTCGCATCTTTGTCAGCAGCATGGATGGGGCGGAGGGCGCTGTCGAGGCGCTTCAAGGTTCGGCCGGGTTTTTACAGTCGCTTTTGGGCAAACGATTGCGACTTAAGCGCTTGCCCAAACTGTCGTTCGAGGCGGACGACAGCCTGAGCAAGTTGGACCGTATCAACCGGCTGATACGAGACTAG
- a CDS encoding DUF503 domain-containing protein yields MAARIGVLTLRLAVPGAQSLKQKRQVVQSLIVRIRSAFNVSVSEVDDHDLCQTATIAIACVSNDRSAVNAMLSKAQELIDKELRVQIQAVALEID; encoded by the coding sequence ATGGCAGCGCGAATTGGAGTTCTCACATTGCGCCTTGCCGTGCCGGGCGCCCAATCGCTTAAGCAGAAACGGCAAGTCGTTCAAAGCCTTATCGTTCGTATCCGTAGCGCATTCAACGTTTCCGTTTCCGAGGTGGACGACCATGACCTCTGCCAGACAGCGACCATTGCCATCGCGTGCGTCTCGAACGATCGGTCGGCGGTGAACGCGATGTTGAGCAAGGCGCAGGAGCTTATCGATAAGGAGTTGCGCGTCCAGATTCAGGCGGTCGCGCTTGAGATCGATTGA
- the infB gene encoding translation initiation factor IF-2, whose translation METMAKVSVQELAKEFEVPSNRLLQVLTELGVPADAAKSGIDQETADTLREMATDLGDELRTIVLPPQITVRELAQTLERTPTEVQKVLMGEGHLFTLTQKLEKELAELVVSEFGLTARWQEPQAQAVVAPKAKKALKTAGMQPRPPVVTILGHVDHGKTSLLDYIRKTKVTEREFGGITQHIGAYQVETDGKLITFLDTPGHAAFTAMRARGAQVTDIAVLVVAADDGVMPQTIEAINHAKNAGVVLMVAINKIDKPEANVEKVRQMLTEYELVPEDWGGKTIMVPVSAITGEGVDKLLEMILLVAEVEDYQADPSAPVEGTVIEAKLDKGRGPLATVLIQQGTLKRSDIINVGNTMGKVRAMLDHKGNQLDKAGPATPVEIIGLQNVPLAGDRLTVASGESMARQIAQERQNAEREEKFKHQQKKKLKLEDVYRHLESDQFKELAVIIKGDVWGSVEAIRDAVMNIEPPENIDILVVHAGVGNVNESDVQLASVANAVILAFNVKVEPKAEAIAKSDGIDVRSYKIIYELLNDIEKALRGLLEPEYEEVYCGTAEIRAVFKLSRGITVAGSYVLDGKIYRGYNARLIREGEVVYDGKVASLRHIKEDVREIAAGYECGINLDDFTAYKVGDKIECYQVRQKELD comes from the coding sequence ATGGAGACAATGGCAAAAGTAAGCGTTCAGGAGCTGGCGAAAGAGTTTGAGGTGCCGTCCAACCGGTTGTTGCAGGTATTGACCGAGTTGGGCGTGCCGGCCGACGCCGCCAAGTCCGGCATCGATCAAGAGACCGCGGACACTCTGCGCGAGATGGCGACCGATCTGGGCGACGAACTCCGCACCATTGTTCTGCCGCCCCAAATCACCGTCAGAGAGTTGGCGCAAACCTTAGAAAGGACGCCGACCGAAGTGCAAAAGGTTCTGATGGGCGAGGGCCACCTGTTTACGCTGACCCAGAAGCTAGAAAAAGAACTGGCCGAACTGGTCGTCTCGGAATTTGGATTGACCGCGCGATGGCAGGAGCCTCAGGCACAGGCGGTTGTGGCGCCCAAGGCGAAGAAAGCGCTGAAGACGGCCGGAATGCAGCCAAGACCGCCGGTCGTAACGATTTTGGGCCATGTCGACCACGGCAAAACCTCGCTTTTGGACTACATTCGAAAGACCAAGGTCACCGAGCGCGAGTTCGGGGGCATCACTCAGCACATCGGCGCCTATCAGGTAGAGACCGATGGGAAGCTGATTACCTTCTTAGACACGCCGGGCCATGCCGCGTTTACCGCCATGAGGGCGCGGGGCGCACAGGTTACCGATATCGCTGTGCTGGTGGTGGCGGCGGACGACGGCGTGATGCCGCAGACTATCGAGGCGATCAACCACGCCAAGAACGCGGGCGTGGTGCTGATGGTGGCGATCAACAAGATCGACAAGCCCGAGGCCAACGTTGAGAAAGTCAGGCAGATGCTCACCGAATACGAACTGGTACCGGAAGATTGGGGCGGCAAGACGATCATGGTGCCCGTATCGGCGATCACGGGCGAGGGCGTGGACAAGTTGCTCGAAATGATCTTATTGGTCGCCGAAGTCGAAGATTACCAGGCCGATCCATCCGCACCGGTAGAGGGCACGGTGATCGAGGCGAAGCTGGACAAAGGACGCGGCCCGTTGGCGACCGTGCTGATCCAGCAGGGAACGCTCAAGCGATCCGACATCATCAACGTTGGCAACACAATGGGCAAAGTGCGCGCGATGTTGGATCATAAGGGCAATCAGTTGGACAAGGCCGGTCCGGCGACCCCCGTGGAGATTATTGGGCTTCAAAACGTGCCATTGGCGGGCGATCGGTTGACCGTCGCATCTGGCGAATCAATGGCTAGACAGATCGCGCAGGAACGACAGAACGCAGAGCGCGAAGAGAAGTTTAAGCATCAGCAGAAGAAGAAGCTGAAGCTTGAAGATGTCTATCGCCATCTAGAGAGCGATCAGTTTAAGGAACTGGCGGTCATCATCAAAGGCGACGTATGGGGCAGCGTCGAGGCGATCCGAGACGCTGTGATGAACATTGAGCCGCCGGAGAACATCGACATTCTCGTCGTCCATGCAGGGGTTGGAAACGTCAACGAATCGGACGTCCAACTGGCCTCGGTCGCCAATGCGGTCATCTTGGCTTTTAACGTCAAGGTCGAACCGAAGGCCGAAGCAATTGCCAAGTCGGACGGAATCGACGTGCGCAGCTACAAAATCATCTACGAACTTTTGAACGACATTGAAAAAGCGCTGCGCGGTCTGCTGGAGCCGGAGTACGAAGAAGTTTACTGCGGCACGGCGGAGATTCGCGCCGTGTTCAAACTGAGCCGCGGCATAACGGTCGCTGGAAGCTATGTGTTGGACGGCAAGATTTATCGCGGTTACAACGCGAGGCTGATCCGCGAGGGCGAGGTCGTCTATGACGGCAAGGTCGCCTCGTTGCGGCACATAAAGGAAGACGTTCGCGAGATCGCTGCCGGATACGAGTGCGGCATCAATCTGGACGACTTTACCGCCTACAAGGTTGGCGACAAGATCGAATGCTACCAGGTGCGCCAGAAGGAACTGGATTAG
- a CDS encoding YlxR family protein — protein sequence MNQLRRCVACRRCGAKQEFVRIVRLKDGSVVVAGDSRVHGRSVYFCRTAECIEKAKKKGTASRLLKAQIASWAWDEVVGLLVQ from the coding sequence ATGAACCAACTCCGCCGTTGCGTCGCCTGCAGAAGGTGCGGAGCGAAGCAGGAGTTTGTTCGCATTGTGCGATTGAAGGACGGGTCTGTAGTAGTCGCGGGCGATTCGAGAGTGCACGGCCGGTCGGTTTATTTTTGTCGCACGGCCGAGTGCATTGAAAAGGCAAAGAAGAAGGGAACGGCCTCTCGCCTTCTCAAGGCGCAGATAGCGTCTTGGGCGTGGGACGAGGTCGTCGGACTTTTGGTACAATAA
- the nusA gene encoding transcription termination/antitermination protein NusA, giving the protein MNRGIYEGLQQLAQERDIPVEELIEDLENAMAKAYKKHVGMPESAIVTVSLDTRVGEFHVYAHKEVVGVVTSDQTQISLEEAQKLDEKYEVGDLYEVEVPTEHLDMGRIAASTAMQVLKQNIRERENKHAVDELKRREGDIVSATIQRFEGRNAIVAIGRVEGLLAYSEQVPTERYRFNERLRVYVLQVIDREKGIRAMVSRTHPRLVERLLALEVPEIEEGQIEVKAVAREPGVRAKVAVTSRNPRVDAVGSCIGHRGARVQAVTDELFGERVDVILWHSDPQLFIMEALGPARVNRVELDEEKTEAMVVVPNNQLSLAIGRNGVNVRLASKLTNWKLNVRSEAQLAQERSGKSLSPEEIQHSSASPEEPKVEETPVEAEQAHAAG; this is encoded by the coding sequence ATGAATAGAGGAATCTACGAGGGTTTGCAACAATTGGCGCAAGAGCGCGACATTCCGGTCGAGGAGCTGATCGAAGACCTTGAGAATGCGATGGCCAAAGCGTACAAAAAGCACGTTGGAATGCCGGAAAGCGCCATCGTTACCGTCAGCTTGGATACCCGTGTGGGAGAGTTTCACGTCTATGCTCACAAGGAAGTGGTCGGGGTCGTAACGTCCGATCAGACGCAGATTTCATTGGAAGAAGCGCAGAAGCTAGACGAGAAGTACGAGGTAGGCGATCTTTATGAGGTCGAGGTGCCGACGGAACATCTCGATATGGGGCGGATCGCCGCCAGCACCGCGATGCAGGTGCTAAAGCAGAATATTCGAGAGCGAGAGAACAAGCATGCCGTCGATGAGCTGAAGCGCAGAGAAGGCGACATCGTTTCGGCCACTATTCAAAGGTTCGAGGGTCGCAATGCCATTGTGGCAATCGGTCGCGTCGAGGGGCTGTTGGCCTATTCCGAGCAGGTACCGACGGAGCGATATCGGTTTAACGAACGGTTGCGCGTTTACGTTCTACAAGTCATCGATCGGGAGAAGGGCATTCGCGCGATGGTCTCTCGGACTCATCCGCGATTGGTCGAACGTCTATTGGCTTTAGAAGTGCCCGAGATTGAGGAAGGACAAATCGAGGTGAAGGCGGTTGCTCGCGAGCCGGGCGTGCGGGCAAAGGTAGCCGTTACCTCCCGCAATCCAAGAGTGGACGCGGTCGGATCGTGCATCGGGCACAGGGGCGCCCGGGTACAAGCTGTAACCGATGAGCTCTTTGGCGAACGAGTGGACGTGATCTTGTGGCATTCCGACCCTCAGCTTTTCATTATGGAAGCATTGGGCCCAGCGCGAGTGAACCGTGTTGAGTTGGATGAGGAAAAGACCGAGGCGATGGTGGTGGTGCCTAACAATCAACTTTCGCTGGCTATTGGCCGCAACGGCGTCAATGTGCGATTGGCGAGCAAATTGACCAACTGGAAACTGAACGTGAGATCGGAAGCGCAATTAGCGCAAGAGCGCTCTGGAAAGAGCCTTTCGCCGGAGGAGATTCAACATTCGTCAGCCTCTCCCGAAGAGCCTAAGGTCGAGGAAACGCCGGTCGAAGCAGAACAAGCTCACGCAGCAGGATGA
- the era gene encoding GTPase Era: protein MIAEPTVEPNLAPWNSDPEFRAGYVAVVGRPNVGKSSLVNLFVGRKVSIVSPRPQTTRRRILGVMNSEKSQAVFLDTPGIHRPKHRLGQYMLESAVSALTDADCVLAVVDASCLPGQEDRHIAELLENEAKCDVILVMNKMDRLKPEHVVRNTEAYVALFKPAEWMMTNALRGHNKEKLWKLIEPRLPLCPPLFPPDQITDQPEQTHAAELIREKALIHTYQEVPHSVAVMIEQWKEEREDLLHISATFIVERDAHKGILIGHGGQMIKQIGQEARLEMEEWLGKKVFLELWVKVKPKWRNHPALLNELEYR, encoded by the coding sequence ATGATTGCCGAGCCGACCGTCGAGCCGAACCTCGCTCCCTGGAACAGCGACCCCGAGTTTCGCGCTGGGTATGTCGCTGTAGTGGGGAGGCCGAACGTAGGAAAAAGCTCGCTGGTCAACCTCTTCGTCGGCCGAAAAGTCTCTATCGTCTCCCCTCGCCCTCAAACCACGCGTCGGCGCATCTTGGGAGTTATGAACTCCGAAAAGTCTCAGGCCGTATTTTTGGATACGCCCGGCATCCATCGTCCCAAGCACCGACTAGGACAATATATGCTGGAATCGGCCGTCTCGGCCTTGACCGACGCCGATTGCGTCTTGGCGGTCGTCGATGCCTCTTGCCTGCCAGGTCAGGAAGATCGACACATAGCCGAACTCTTAGAGAACGAGGCCAAGTGCGACGTGATTTTGGTGATGAACAAGATGGATCGGCTGAAGCCGGAGCACGTCGTGCGCAATACCGAAGCTTATGTCGCCCTGTTCAAACCCGCCGAGTGGATGATGACGAATGCCCTCCGAGGGCACAACAAAGAAAAGCTCTGGAAGCTGATCGAACCCCGGCTGCCCCTCTGCCCGCCGCTTTTTCCGCCCGACCAAATCACCGATCAGCCCGAACAGACCCACGCCGCCGAGCTAATCAGAGAGAAAGCGCTGATCCACACCTACCAAGAAGTGCCTCACAGCGTCGCCGTTATGATCGAGCAATGGAAAGAGGAGCGCGAAGATCTGCTTCATATTTCCGCCACGTTCATCGTAGAGCGAGACGCGCACAAAGGCATCCTCATCGGACATGGCGGGCAGATGATCAAGCAGATCGGCCAAGAGGCGCGATTAGAGATGGAAGAATGGCTGGGCAAGAAGGTCTTCCTCGAACTGTGGGTCAAAGTGAAGCCAAAATGGCGCAATCACCCCGCCTTGCTGAACGAGTTGGAGTATCGGTGA
- a CDS encoding protein kinase, whose product MPAQTILGHYRIIREIARSNDIVYEALDERIHRRVAIKELNIPHGATDSVRADRIQRFLREARAGGSLSHPNIVTIHETEEEDGRYFIVMEYLEGETLRNRMEREGALPPEAATDIAGQILSALIEAHTKGVIHRDLKPENIHLLPDGRVKITDFGIARLKFEPSITIDGQIFGTPSYMSPEQVLGKEIDERSDLFSVGSLLFEMLAGHKAFQGDSVVSITHAIMNSEPAIPQSVPTGLEHAIRKALQKDPQMRFSSAGEMKRALEEAKAAPQPLQATVGATGAFGLPSAPDPTIIAQAPAPPPVQPPVYIPPPPPAPWMTPETRHFLGTVGAVALIGLAILGVLGGGYYLAAQAYERYELHQQDARLEQDIARAEALFNSERFAEAAALYGELAQRAKLDKTRDTLRRNGAIACVSQGHAYYQRGNLLTAERWYRQSFRHAETHEGYGALGQLLEAGDPVQAAEMYEQAAQLAGDGIEYKVRAARIYLRIGDVCYAQGDNIGALRFWGMASRAAPGTEISDRAQEQAMAVLNERYQRR is encoded by the coding sequence ATGCCCGCTCAGACCATACTCGGCCACTATCGCATCATCCGCGAGATCGCGCGCAGCAACGACATCGTCTACGAGGCGTTGGACGAGCGCATCCATCGCCGCGTGGCCATCAAGGAGTTGAACATCCCCCACGGCGCCACCGACAGCGTCCGCGCCGACCGCATTCAGCGCTTTTTGCGCGAGGCGCGGGCGGGCGGCAGCCTGTCGCACCCCAACATTGTAACCATCCACGAGACGGAGGAGGAGGACGGCCGCTACTTCATCGTGATGGAGTATTTGGAGGGCGAGACGCTGCGCAACCGGATGGAGCGCGAGGGCGCCCTGCCGCCGGAAGCGGCGACCGACATCGCCGGCCAGATATTGAGCGCGCTGATAGAGGCTCACACCAAGGGCGTCATCCATCGCGATCTAAAGCCCGAAAACATCCACCTATTGCCCGATGGGCGGGTGAAGATCACCGATTTTGGCATCGCCCGGCTGAAGTTCGAGCCTTCCATCACCATCGACGGGCAGATATTCGGCACGCCGAGCTACATGTCGCCCGAACAGGTGCTGGGCAAAGAGATCGACGAGCGCTCCGACCTGTTCTCCGTCGGCTCCCTGCTCTTCGAGATGTTGGCGGGGCACAAGGCGTTCCAAGGCGATTCGGTCGTTAGCATCACGCACGCGATCATGAATTCTGAGCCTGCGATCCCGCAGTCTGTGCCGACCGGATTGGAGCACGCCATCCGGAAAGCGCTTCAAAAGGATCCGCAGATGCGCTTTTCGTCGGCCGGCGAAATGAAACGCGCCTTGGAAGAGGCGAAAGCGGCTCCCCAGCCGCTTCAGGCTACAGTGGGCGCCACCGGCGCTTTTGGCTTGCCGTCCGCGCCCGACCCGACGATCATCGCTCAAGCGCCGGCGCCACCTCCGGTTCAGCCTCCGGTTTACATTCCGCCTCCGCCGCCCGCGCCGTGGATGACGCCGGAAACGCGCCACTTTTTGGGCACGGTGGGCGCGGTGGCACTGATCGGCTTGGCGATATTGGGCGTACTGGGAGGCGGCTACTATCTGGCGGCGCAAGCCTACGAACGGTACGAGCTGCATCAGCAAGACGCGAGATTGGAACAGGACATCGCGCGGGCGGAGGCTCTGTTCAACAGCGAGCGGTTTGCCGAGGCCGCCGCGCTGTATGGCGAGTTGGCGCAGCGCGCCAAACTGGACAAGACTCGGGACACGCTGCGGCGCAACGGCGCGATCGCGTGCGTCTCGCAGGGGCATGCCTACTACCAGCGGGGGAATCTGTTGACAGCCGAACGCTGGTACCGCCAATCGTTTCGACACGCCGAAACGCACGAAGGGTACGGCGCATTGGGGCAACTGTTGGAGGCGGGCGACCCGGTGCAAGCGGCCGAAATGTACGAGCAAGCCGCGCAGCTGGCCGGGGACGGCATTGAATACAAGGTGCGGGCCGCCCGAATCTATCTGAGGATCGGCGATGTGTGCTATGCCCAAGGCGACAACATTGGGGCGCTACGGTTTTGGGGTATGGCCTCTCGAGCGGCGCCGGGCACCGAGATCTCCGACCGGGCGCAGGAACAGGCGATGGCCGTGCTGAACGAAAGATACCAACGCAGGTAA
- a CDS encoding zinc ribbon domain-containing protein encodes MAYCSQCAEPLASEARFCHKCGAAAVATAPNATIIGAPLPVAAKKPKPVAKILGALVGLGILCALAYLGGRQAGWFGRAEVKTPSGANPLSATMQPPEGANPLRAEVQPNSGANPLRAEIEPGQPPKEPPKDVLDWLEHLRRIEMKRRAMRNDFSPALDMLRTALGMKTEIDLDEMDEKKKGLDENYHKYAQNWYDLLKEYASVRPPQQCATLAASYDTALRRYVEAMIRIQDSMRKEDISELMKMRGGEQGQVDSLLIEADENLRRLAREIGIRKPFAIQPDSSVDSMVGLGF; translated from the coding sequence ATGGCCTACTGTTCTCAATGCGCCGAGCCGCTCGCCAGCGAAGCCCGCTTTTGCCACAAATGCGGAGCGGCCGCCGTCGCCACTGCCCCGAACGCAACGATCATTGGCGCCCCTCTGCCTGTAGCGGCGAAGAAGCCCAAGCCCGTTGCGAAGATTCTCGGCGCGTTGGTCGGGTTGGGGATTTTGTGCGCGCTTGCCTACTTAGGGGGTAGGCAAGCCGGTTGGTTCGGTCGGGCAGAAGTCAAGACGCCGTCGGGCGCCAATCCGCTCAGCGCGACTATGCAACCGCCAGAAGGCGCCAATCCTTTAAGAGCCGAAGTTCAGCCGAACTCGGGCGCCAATCCGCTTCGTGCGGAGATCGAACCCGGACAGCCGCCCAAAGAGCCGCCCAAAGACGTGCTCGACTGGCTGGAGCACCTGCGCCGAATTGAGATGAAGCGCCGAGCCATGCGCAACGACTTTTCGCCCGCGCTGGACATGCTTCGAACGGCGCTGGGCATGAAGACCGAAATTGATCTGGACGAGATGGATGAAAAGAAAAAGGGCTTGGACGAGAACTACCACAAGTACGCCCAAAATTGGTACGATCTGCTGAAGGAGTACGCCAGCGTCCGGCCTCCCCAACAGTGCGCTACTTTGGCAGCGTCCTACGACACCGCGCTGAGACGGTACGTTGAGGCCATGATTCGCATCCAAGATTCCATGCGAAAGGAAGACATCAGCGAACTGATGAAGATGCGCGGCGGCGAGCAGGGGCAGGTGGACAGCCTGCTAATCGAAGCCGATGAGAATCTGCGCCGCCTTGCGCGAGAGATCGGGATTCGAAAGCCGTTCGCTATTCAGCCCGACTCGTCTGTCGATTCGATGGTCGGCCTCGGCTTCTAA
- a CDS encoding 7-carboxy-7-deazaguanine synthase QueE translates to MSLFSPDRAYLTEVFSSVQGEGLLVGERQLFVRFFGCHLNCSFCDTPETVLARHPKGYLPEKFSVERRPGSGIVESYANPIDVNALLLLCREMDQPRGLHRHIALTGGEPLLHGRFLEQFAPAAVSDGFYLYLETAGDLSKALEPLLPYWSVIAMDVKLVSATKDRDLWTQHDRFLQTAANFDGLVFIKAVVTSETTEDEVVQAARLAEKHGRPLILQPVTPNEQAPTPERMLQIQAVAAGEGSDVRVIPQTHKMMAQR, encoded by the coding sequence ATGAGCCTATTTAGCCCAGATAGGGCATATCTAACCGAGGTCTTCAGTTCCGTTCAAGGCGAGGGTCTCCTCGTTGGCGAACGACAACTCTTCGTTCGTTTCTTTGGCTGTCATCTTAACTGCTCTTTTTGCGACACGCCGGAAACGGTGCTGGCGCGCCATCCAAAAGGCTACCTGCCTGAGAAGTTCTCCGTCGAACGACGGCCAGGGTCGGGGATTGTCGAATCGTACGCAAACCCGATCGATGTAAATGCGCTCTTGTTGCTTTGCCGCGAGATGGACCAACCAAGAGGCTTGCATCGGCATATCGCGCTGACGGGCGGGGAACCGCTGTTGCACGGTCGCTTCTTGGAGCAATTCGCTCCGGCCGCGGTTTCTGACGGCTTTTATCTTTATCTGGAGACCGCGGGCGATCTCTCAAAAGCGTTAGAGCCGCTGTTGCCGTACTGGTCCGTCATTGCGATGGACGTTAAGTTGGTCTCGGCGACCAAGGATCGCGACCTCTGGACGCAGCACGATCGGTTCTTGCAGACGGCGGCGAACTTTGATGGGCTGGTGTTTATTAAGGCCGTGGTAACCAGCGAAACGACCGAAGACGAGGTCGTACAGGCGGCGCGATTGGCAGAGAAACATGGCCGACCGTTGATCTTGCAGCCCGTAACGCCGAACGAGCAGGCTCCGACTCCAGAAAGGATGTTGCAGATACAAGCAGTAGCGGCTGGAGAAGGCTCGGATGTGCGGGTGATCCCTCAAACGCACAAGATGATGGCTCAGCGTTAG
- the rpmA gene encoding 50S ribosomal protein L27: protein MASKKGVGSTRNGRDSSPQFLGVKEFGGEAVKAGHIIVRQRGTKFHPGRNVGRGKDDTLFAMVDGTVKFEGPKNRRRVSVVPV, encoded by the coding sequence ATGGCTAGTAAGAAAGGCGTAGGCAGTACTCGAAACGGCAGGGACAGTTCGCCCCAGTTTTTGGGCGTCAAGGAGTTTGGAGGCGAGGCGGTCAAGGCCGGCCATATCATCGTGCGTCAGCGAGGCACCAAGTTTCATCCGGGTCGAAACGTGGGTCGAGGAAAGGACGACACGCTGTTCGCCATGGTCGACGGCACGGTGAAGTTTGAGGGACCCAAAAATCGCCGCCGTGTCTCTGTCGTACCTGTCTAG
- the trpD gene encoding anthranilate phosphoribosyltransferase, which yields MSVVRKAIHAEPLTEQEAGDLLHAIASGDATPVQIAGALIALRTRGETTDEIAGMARAMRELSEKVNAKSENLLDTCGTGGDRCNTFNISTAAAFIAAAAGAKIAKHGNRAVSSPCGSADVLEALGIKIDLAPPDVARAINQVGIGFMFAPVMHPAMKGAAPIRRELGARTIFNLLGPLTNPAGAKIQLLGVFDKKWVRPVAEALGQLGSKRALVVHGEVGLDEISPVGTTFAALLDESSAVTEITLSPSDFGLKEVELSQIEAGASPSENAEKLRLALSEPGHPCSVSATLNAAAAIWLCGLAPTLLVAAHLAQEAVGSGEALAKVEELIRFA from the coding sequence ATGTCCGTCGTTCGCAAAGCTATCCATGCCGAACCGCTGACCGAGCAAGAAGCCGGCGATCTGCTCCATGCCATCGCCTCGGGCGACGCGACGCCCGTACAAATCGCGGGAGCCCTGATCGCACTGCGCACTCGCGGCGAGACGACCGACGAAATTGCCGGCATGGCGCGCGCTATGCGAGAACTGAGCGAGAAGGTCAACGCGAAATCTGAGAATCTATTGGACACCTGCGGCACGGGCGGCGACCGTTGCAACACCTTTAACATCTCGACCGCCGCCGCGTTTATTGCCGCTGCCGCAGGAGCAAAGATCGCCAAACATGGCAATCGCGCCGTCAGCAGCCCTTGCGGTTCGGCAGATGTGCTTGAAGCGCTCGGCATCAAGATCGACCTCGCGCCGCCGGATGTCGCGCGGGCCATCAATCAGGTCGGCATCGGATTCATGTTTGCGCCAGTGATGCATCCCGCCATGAAGGGCGCCGCGCCGATCCGCAGAGAGTTGGGCGCCCGCACCATTTTCAACCTTCTTGGCCCTCTCACCAATCCAGCCGGAGCCAAAATCCAGCTCTTAGGCGTCTTTGATAAGAAATGGGTGAGACCGGTTGCTGAAGCGCTGGGCCAATTAGGCTCCAAACGAGCGTTGGTCGTTCATGGCGAGGTCGGACTCGACGAAATATCGCCGGTCGGGACAACCTTTGCGGCCCTTCTGGACGAAAGCAGCGCGGTAACCGAGATAACGCTTTCGCCGTCAGATTTTGGATTGAAAGAGGTAGAATTGTCGCAGATCGAAGCGGGCGCTTCGCCGTCCGAGAACGCGGAGAAGCTACGGCTCGCCTTGAGCGAACCCGGGCATCCTTGTTCCGTGTCGGCAACGTTGAACGCAGCCGCCGCGATCTGGCTATGCGGTCTTGCGCCGACTCTGCTCGTCGCGGCCCACCTTGCTCAGGAGGCCGTAGGGTCGGGAGAGGCCCTTGCAAAGGTAGAGGAGCTTATCCGCTTCGCCTAA